One Flavobacterium sp. 90 DNA segment encodes these proteins:
- a CDS encoding glycosyltransferase family 4 protein, which translates to MESTILGILLMIIMLLYFKVANRFNIIDKPNQRSSHTEITLRGGGIIFWFSSLLYFLQHVQNNYFFFTGITLVSLVSFWDDIQSLSNKIRISIHFLAITLIFYDLGLFNLVPIWGTIIAYVLAIGLINAYNFMDGINGITGLYTLVVMGALLYVNTNLQWFTDGNFIKYGMIASVVFLFFNYRKKAKCFAGDVGSIAIAFWIIYLVLKLVLVTNSLVWLLFLAVYGVDAVCTIMHRLYLKENIFEAHRLHLYQVLSNEYQIQHRLVSLYYALVQIAISALVVFLYQKIQDILLFLIVIIPLLLIYTIKFYLLNKKKLKLDI; encoded by the coding sequence ATGGAATCTACAATACTCGGAATACTTCTAATGATTATAATGTTGCTTTATTTTAAAGTAGCTAATAGATTTAATATTATTGATAAGCCAAATCAAAGAAGTTCCCACACAGAGATCACTTTAAGAGGAGGTGGAATTATCTTTTGGTTTTCGTCCTTGCTTTATTTTTTACAACATGTTCAGAATAACTACTTTTTCTTTACGGGAATAACTTTAGTTAGTCTTGTGAGTTTTTGGGATGACATTCAAAGCTTATCCAACAAAATCCGAATTTCAATTCATTTTTTGGCAATTACACTAATATTTTATGACCTTGGATTGTTTAATTTAGTGCCAATCTGGGGAACTATAATTGCATATGTTTTGGCAATCGGATTGATTAATGCCTATAATTTCATGGATGGTATTAATGGTATTACAGGACTTTATACTTTAGTGGTTATGGGAGCTTTGTTATATGTTAATACCAATCTACAATGGTTTACAGATGGCAATTTCATAAAATATGGGATGATTGCCAGTGTTGTTTTCTTATTTTTTAATTATAGAAAAAAAGCAAAATGTTTCGCGGGTGATGTTGGTAGTATTGCAATTGCATTTTGGATTATTTATTTGGTTCTTAAATTAGTTCTGGTTACAAATTCTTTAGTATGGTTGTTGTTTTTGGCTGTTTACGGAGTTGATGCAGTTTGTACAATAATGCATAGATTGTATCTCAAAGAAAATATTTTTGAAGCACATCGTCTACATTTATATCAGGTTCTGAGTAATGAATACCAAATACAACATAGATTAGTGTCGCTGTATTATGCTTTAGTTCAAATTGCCATTTCAGCTCTAGTCGTCTTTTTATATCAAAAAATACAGGACATACTATTGTTTTTAATTGTCATAATTCCTTTATTATTGATTTATACGATTAAATTTTATTTGTTGAATAAGAAAAAATTAAAACTGGATATATGA
- the rfbC gene encoding dTDP-4-dehydrorhamnose 3,5-epimerase, whose product MKIEKTFIKDLVVVEPTVFGDERGYFFEAYSKTKFSDLGINIEFVQDNQSYSKKGTLRGLHYQNPPFAQTKLVRVLEGEIIDVAVDLRKDSPTYGKAFSVLLSAENKKQLLVPQGFAHGFSVISETASVMYKCDQFYNKASEGGIKFDDPSLSIDWGISLEEAIVSEKDQVLPSIDNCNSLF is encoded by the coding sequence ATGAAGATAGAAAAAACATTTATAAAGGATTTAGTAGTGGTTGAACCTACAGTTTTTGGAGATGAGAGAGGTTATTTTTTTGAAGCTTACAGCAAGACCAAATTTAGTGATTTAGGCATTAATATCGAGTTTGTACAGGACAATCAATCTTATTCTAAAAAAGGAACATTACGTGGTTTACATTATCAAAATCCTCCTTTTGCCCAAACAAAATTGGTACGTGTTTTAGAAGGAGAAATTATAGATGTTGCTGTAGATTTAAGAAAAGATTCTCCAACCTACGGAAAAGCATTTAGTGTTTTATTATCTGCGGAAAATAAAAAACAATTATTGGTACCCCAAGGTTTTGCTCATGGATTTTCAGTAATAAGTGAAACGGCATCGGTAATGTACAAATGTGATCAATTTTACAATAAGGCTTCTGAAGGAGGAATCAAATTTGATGATCCATCATTAAGCATTGATTGGGGAATCAGTTTAGAGGAAGCCATAGTTTCTGAAAAAGATCAAGTTCTTCCTTCTATTGATAATTGTAATAGTTTATTTTAA
- a CDS encoding WxcM-like domain-containing protein: MIPKVIEGGNFSDHRGTISYVNDFRFEDIERFYIISNSEENPVRAWQGHKLDAKNFYCISGSFKIHFVKIDNWENPSKNLKIETIFVSASESKIVHIPAGYANAIESLEKDSKLISFSTLPLANVKEDDARYSADYWKIHE, from the coding sequence ATGATTCCAAAAGTAATTGAAGGAGGTAATTTCTCAGATCATCGAGGAACTATTTCTTATGTTAATGATTTTAGGTTTGAGGATATTGAAAGATTTTACATAATTAGTAATTCTGAAGAGAATCCTGTTCGCGCTTGGCAAGGACATAAGTTGGACGCAAAAAATTTTTACTGTATCAGCGGATCGTTTAAAATTCATTTTGTTAAAATTGATAATTGGGAAAATCCGTCTAAAAATTTGAAAATAGAAACAATATTTGTTTCTGCCTCAGAAAGTAAGATTGTTCATATACCAGCAGGATATGCAAATGCAATCGAATCATTAGAAAAAGATTCTAAATTAATCTCATTTTCTACTTTGCCATTAGCAAATGTTAAAGAAGATGATGCTCGTTATAGTGCTGATTATTGGAAAATTCATGAATAA
- a CDS encoding aminotransferase class I/II-fold pyridoxal phosphate-dependent enzyme translates to MNNNRVFLSLSQQSGFEQGYVQKALDTNWITSGGPNVCEFEEKLESYLGDESLAIALNSGTSAIHLALVLLGVKTGDEVICQSMTFSASANPILYQGAIPVFVDSESETWNICPENLEIAIKDRIKKGKKPKAIIAVHIYGNPYKIDEIHSIADKYQIPIIEDSAEALGSSYKGKKCGTFGDFGVFSFNGNKIITASSGGVLITKSKSLKEKAVFYANQSKDKAVHYQHSEIGYNYRMSNICAGIGLGQMSILEKNIAARREMNFFYDEIYDEIFNVKLYKNTNEDYFSNYWLSAILIEPNVENNLQRESLRDAFENENIESRPLWKPLHLQPVFEKYPYYGNKVAEDLFRRGLCLPSGSNLTENDKNRIKEVIKTFFEKI, encoded by the coding sequence ATGAATAACAACAGAGTTTTTTTATCACTATCTCAACAAAGTGGTTTTGAACAAGGTTATGTTCAAAAGGCATTAGATACTAATTGGATAACTTCAGGCGGACCAAATGTCTGCGAATTTGAAGAGAAATTAGAAAGTTATCTTGGTGATGAATCTTTAGCGATTGCTTTAAATTCGGGAACTTCGGCCATTCACTTAGCCTTGGTTTTACTGGGTGTCAAAACTGGAGATGAAGTGATTTGTCAAAGTATGACTTTTTCAGCTTCTGCCAACCCTATTCTGTATCAAGGAGCAATTCCTGTTTTTGTTGATAGTGAATCTGAAACTTGGAATATTTGCCCGGAGAATCTCGAAATTGCAATAAAAGACAGAATCAAAAAAGGTAAAAAACCAAAAGCAATTATTGCTGTTCATATTTATGGGAATCCCTATAAAATTGATGAGATTCATTCTATAGCAGATAAATATCAAATTCCAATTATTGAAGATAGTGCTGAAGCGCTTGGTAGTTCTTACAAAGGAAAAAAGTGCGGAACGTTTGGTGATTTTGGTGTTTTTTCATTTAATGGAAACAAAATTATTACAGCTTCAAGCGGAGGAGTATTAATTACCAAATCAAAATCATTAAAAGAAAAAGCTGTTTTTTATGCCAATCAGTCAAAAGATAAAGCGGTGCATTATCAACATAGTGAAATTGGATACAATTATAGAATGAGCAACATCTGTGCTGGTATTGGTCTTGGACAAATGTCGATTTTGGAAAAAAATATTGCTGCCCGAAGGGAAATGAATTTTTTTTATGATGAAATTTATGATGAAATTTTCAACGTAAAATTATATAAAAATACGAATGAAGATTATTTCTCAAATTATTGGTTAAGTGCAATCTTGATTGAACCTAATGTTGAAAATAATTTACAAAGAGAAAGCTTAAGAGATGCTTTTGAAAATGAAAACATTGAATCTCGTCCGTTATGGAAGCCTTTACATTTACAGCCGGTTTTTGAAAAATATCCCTATTATGGAAATAAAGTTGCAGAAGACTTATTCAGAAGAGGTTTATGTTTGCCTTCAGGATCAAATCTTACCGAGAATGATAAAAATAGAATCAAAGAGGTAATAAAAACTTTTTTTGAAAAAATATGA
- a CDS encoding lipopolysaccharide biosynthesis protein, whose amino-acid sequence MIIEEALNNKNILFFSVQTFNLEKEIIKKLEFLGANVEYYDERPSNSNLTKGIIRLKRSLLQLKINKYYNKILSDISDKKYDFLFVNKGEVVPAFFLEKFQEVQPHCQFIFYTWDSFSNNKNALNILKYFHKKFSFDSDDAVKYGLEFRPLFYLDFYKDIDSISSVEIKNDLLFLGTAHSDRYKISNSIADWCERNQLKSYCYYYMQGRLVYFYKKLFDRTFKEFDYKKLSFASLKGEDLFKLYQKSKVVLDINHPGQKGLTMRTFETIGAKRKMITTNTEVRKYKFYNPNNILIIDRENIKLNKEFFESDYNEVDKDLYEKMSLKGWLSCLFINSEPNIWIEGIE is encoded by the coding sequence ATGATAATTGAAGAAGCTCTTAATAATAAAAACATATTATTTTTTTCGGTTCAAACTTTTAATCTCGAAAAAGAAATTATTAAAAAGTTAGAATTTTTAGGTGCAAACGTAGAATATTATGATGAACGACCTTCAAACAGTAACTTAACAAAAGGTATTATTAGACTTAAAAGAAGTTTACTTCAATTAAAAATAAACAAATATTATAATAAAATATTAAGTGATATAAGTGATAAAAAATATGATTTTTTATTCGTGAATAAAGGAGAAGTTGTACCTGCTTTTTTTTTAGAAAAATTTCAAGAAGTTCAACCCCACTGTCAGTTTATTTTTTATACTTGGGATTCTTTTTCAAATAATAAAAATGCTTTGAATATTTTAAAGTATTTTCATAAAAAATTCTCATTTGATTCTGATGATGCCGTCAAGTATGGATTAGAATTTAGGCCACTTTTTTATTTAGATTTTTATAAGGATATTGATTCTATTTCGAGCGTAGAAATAAAAAACGATTTACTTTTTCTGGGAACAGCACATTCTGATAGATATAAAATAAGTAATAGTATCGCAGACTGGTGTGAAAGAAATCAACTGAAGTCATATTGTTATTACTATATGCAGGGAAGATTAGTTTATTTTTATAAAAAGTTATTTGATAGAACATTTAAAGAGTTCGATTATAAAAAGTTAAGCTTCGCAAGCTTAAAGGGTGAAGATTTATTTAAGCTATATCAAAAATCAAAAGTTGTTTTGGACATAAATCATCCCGGACAGAAAGGATTAACAATGCGTACTTTTGAAACAATAGGTGCCAAACGAAAAATGATTACTACAAACACAGAAGTTAGAAAGTATAAATTCTATAATCCTAATAACATACTGATTATTGATAGGGAGAATATAAAGTTGAATAAAGAATTTTTTGAATCTGATTATAATGAAGTTGATAAAGATTTGTATGAAAAAATGTCATTGAAAGGATGGCTATCTTGTTTATTTATTAATAGTGAGCCAAATATTTGGATCGAAGGAATTGAATAG